One genomic region from Reichenbachiella ulvae encodes:
- the pckA gene encoding phosphoenolpyruvate carboxykinase (ATP): MKNTNLKSLMEDMIELGLDHVKGVLWNLTPAELITEAVKKDEGVLTDTGALMCRTGKFTGRSPKDRYIVKDDITKDKVWWGDINISFDEDKFDKLYNKMVASLGDKILYVRDAYAGADPNHRLKVRVIDTQAWHNLFCYNMFIQPQNEDLTNFHPDFTVLAVPEFYADPEVDGTRQKNFAIVNFTKKVIIVGGTGYTGETKKGIFSVLNFILPEKEHVLSMHCSANIGKERGDSAVFFGLSGTGKTTLSADPDRLLIGDDEHGWTDDGIFNFEGGCYAKTIDLTQEKEPEIWDAIKFGAILENTKFYPGTNTVDYTDCSITENTRVSYPLKNVKNAVFPSVGGTPENIFFLTCDASGVLPPISKLTVGQAMYHFISGFTAKVAGTEAGITEPVSVFSACFGAPFMPLHPTKYAELLGEKIKEHKVNIWLVNTGWSGGEYGVGQRIKLKYTRAMIKAALEGKLVDVEYVKHPVFGLAVPQAVEGVPAEILNPRDTWANKVAYDEKAEKLAGQFVENFKKFEEYANEEILSGAPVVQDDSMLV; this comes from the coding sequence ATGAAAAACACAAACCTTAAATCTCTCATGGAAGACATGATCGAGTTAGGACTCGACCATGTGAAAGGGGTTCTCTGGAACCTAACTCCCGCAGAACTCATCACAGAAGCAGTTAAGAAAGATGAAGGCGTCCTCACCGATACTGGCGCCCTGATGTGTAGGACTGGTAAGTTTACCGGTAGGTCTCCTAAAGATCGCTACATCGTAAAAGATGACATTACCAAAGACAAAGTATGGTGGGGTGATATCAACATCTCCTTTGATGAGGACAAGTTCGATAAGCTCTACAACAAGATGGTGGCCTCTCTCGGAGACAAAATCCTCTATGTAAGAGATGCCTATGCTGGTGCTGACCCTAATCATCGACTGAAAGTTCGTGTGATTGATACCCAGGCCTGGCACAACCTTTTCTGCTACAACATGTTCATCCAGCCTCAAAACGAGGATCTGACCAATTTCCACCCTGATTTTACTGTACTGGCTGTTCCAGAATTTTACGCTGATCCGGAAGTGGATGGCACACGTCAGAAAAACTTCGCTATCGTCAACTTCACTAAAAAAGTAATCATCGTAGGAGGTACCGGCTACACAGGAGAAACTAAGAAGGGTATCTTCTCTGTACTGAACTTCATATTGCCAGAAAAAGAGCACGTACTGTCTATGCACTGTAGTGCCAACATCGGCAAGGAAAGAGGCGATAGTGCTGTATTCTTTGGACTGTCTGGTACGGGAAAAACTACCCTGTCTGCTGATCCGGATCGTTTGCTGATCGGGGATGATGAGCACGGCTGGACCGACGATGGTATCTTCAACTTCGAGGGAGGCTGCTATGCCAAGACCATCGATCTGACTCAGGAAAAAGAACCGGAAATCTGGGATGCCATCAAGTTTGGGGCGATTTTGGAAAATACCAAGTTCTACCCAGGTACCAACACAGTGGACTATACCGACTGTAGCATTACCGAAAACACAAGGGTTTCTTATCCATTGAAAAACGTGAAGAATGCGGTGTTCCCATCTGTGGGTGGTACACCCGAAAATATTTTCTTCCTGACCTGTGATGCCAGCGGGGTACTGCCTCCGATCTCTAAGTTGACCGTAGGACAGGCCATGTATCACTTTATCTCTGGTTTTACCGCTAAGGTGGCGGGTACAGAGGCAGGTATCACCGAGCCAGTGAGTGTATTCTCTGCTTGTTTTGGTGCGCCATTCATGCCGCTACACCCTACCAAGTATGCGGAACTTCTGGGAGAGAAAATCAAAGAGCATAAAGTGAATATCTGGCTGGTGAACACAGGCTGGTCTGGTGGTGAGTATGGTGTGGGACAGCGCATCAAACTCAAATACACCAGAGCCATGATCAAAGCAGCGCTCGAAGGCAAACTGGTCGATGTGGAATATGTGAAGCATCCGGTGTTTGGGCTGGCAGTACCACAGGCTGTAGAAGGCGTGCCTGCTGAGATCCTAAATCCACGTGATACCTGGGCAAACAAAGTGGCCTACGACGAAAAAGCCGAAAAACTGGCTGGACAGTTCGTGGAGAACTTCAAGAAGTTTGAAGAGTATGCCAACGAGGAAATCCTATCTGGAGCTCCCGTAGTGCAAGATGATTCTATGTTAGTCTGA
- a CDS encoding SLC13 family permease: MNPKATKFALSLAVAVLILLIPTDVIPIKDLSIVEHRVMALFVFAAMLWILEPIPIYATSILIIVIELLSISTSGINVLIDNPAESFGSLINYKDIMGTFASPIILLFLGGFFLAMASTKYRLDQSLAKVLLKPFGTRPKMIMLGLMIITAIFSMFMSNTATTAMMLSILAPVLGYFDEKDPGRIAFALSIPVAANIGGLGTPIGTPPNALALKYLNGADSISFGEWMAFGVPFVIVLLTIAWLLLLKFFPPKAENINIEIKGKFLTTSKAIIVYVTFALTILLWLFDFVHGMNSYTVAMIPVAIFLAFSIITKEDLKKMSWDVLWLVSGGIALGLALDKSGLAGHVVNSIPFNSYSPFLIVALAAVLSTVMANFMSNTATANLLLPIITAVGVSVVSLEPFGGAKMLILATAMAASLGMALPISTPPNALAHATGLIQSKDMSKTGVIIGIIGLVLIFATMYILNLVNFF; encoded by the coding sequence GTGAATCCTAAAGCCACAAAATTCGCCCTTAGCTTAGCTGTAGCAGTATTGATCTTATTGATACCTACAGATGTTATCCCTATCAAAGATCTCAGTATTGTAGAACACCGCGTGATGGCCCTATTTGTGTTTGCCGCCATGCTTTGGATACTGGAACCGATTCCTATATATGCTACCTCTATTCTGATCATCGTGATCGAACTCCTGAGCATATCTACCTCAGGTATCAATGTACTGATTGACAACCCTGCCGAGAGTTTTGGCAGCCTGATCAATTACAAAGACATCATGGGAACATTTGCTTCCCCCATCATACTGCTTTTTCTAGGAGGCTTTTTCCTGGCGATGGCTTCTACGAAGTATCGCCTGGATCAAAGCCTCGCTAAAGTACTATTGAAACCATTCGGGACTCGCCCCAAAATGATCATGCTCGGCCTGATGATTATCACTGCCATCTTTAGCATGTTCATGAGTAATACGGCGACTACCGCTATGATGCTATCTATATTGGCGCCCGTACTGGGCTACTTCGACGAGAAGGATCCCGGCAGAATCGCCTTTGCCCTAAGTATACCAGTAGCTGCTAACATCGGTGGCCTGGGTACACCTATAGGTACACCCCCAAATGCACTTGCCCTTAAGTATCTCAATGGAGCCGACAGTATCAGCTTTGGCGAATGGATGGCTTTTGGGGTTCCATTTGTGATCGTACTATTAACCATTGCCTGGTTGTTGCTACTCAAATTCTTCCCTCCTAAGGCGGAGAATATCAACATAGAAATCAAAGGTAAGTTCTTAACAACAAGCAAAGCCATCATCGTATATGTGACTTTTGCCCTTACCATCCTTCTTTGGTTGTTCGACTTTGTGCACGGCATGAATAGCTACACCGTGGCTATGATCCCTGTTGCCATATTCCTGGCATTCAGCATCATCACCAAAGAAGACCTCAAGAAAATGAGCTGGGATGTACTTTGGCTCGTATCTGGCGGTATTGCACTAGGTCTGGCTCTCGACAAAAGTGGTCTCGCTGGACATGTAGTGAACAGCATTCCTTTCAACAGCTACTCTCCATTCTTGATTGTGGCTCTGGCAGCTGTGCTCTCTACCGTGATGGCCAACTTCATGTCTAATACAGCGACTGCCAACTTATTGCTACCCATCATTACAGCGGTAGGCGTATCTGTAGTCAGTCTGGAGCCTTTCGGTGGAGCCAAGATGTTGATCCTTGCTACTGCTATGGCTGCTTCACTCGGTATGGCACTGCCGATCAGCACCCCTCCTAATGCGCTGGCACATGCCACTGGCCTGATTCAGTCCAAAGACATGTCCAAGACTGGTGTAATAATAGGCATCATAGGATTGGTCTTGATTTTCGCCACGATGTACATACTCAACCTGGTTAACTTCTTCTAG
- a CDS encoding ATP-binding protein, translating to MLEKEMTIADIHWLKETYFSNPDRMLTFQKGEVVQQQGERNDRLYYIESGRLTGCHKTSQGSPLKIFSAGADQVVGIYSFFSPDSLSYTTVTADQDTVVYYASREDLPEKDSPNYVMFSENILPVVVNEIYLRQNLVVKNACEKEQAMKKLIQSEKLATLGQLAAGLAHELNNAIGVLQNKTLWMTERLKSFFNQKDKKSFYPFFLKGLEQGQISSTTEIRKRKEVLKSQLKIDDRLAKKLARIDLSKEDLDFLSRQDRGQFIENLDDYWETGLALHDMLIAATHTTHVIRSIKDLGSQNQSDMAECDIRLTFKKSLSLLSNMAKQVTVDLDLEREMKLMAREGDLIQVWVNLIKNAIESMIHAKTENPTIYLKSKNLSDRYILYICDTGPGIPAKLLPHIFQPNVTTKVTGLSFGLGLGLSIVQKLITSYGGHISVESEPGKTEFKIELPKV from the coding sequence ATGTTAGAGAAAGAAATGACCATAGCGGATATTCATTGGTTAAAGGAAACCTATTTTTCTAACCCAGATCGTATGCTCACCTTCCAAAAAGGTGAAGTCGTACAGCAACAGGGCGAGAGAAACGATCGACTATACTATATAGAGAGCGGACGTTTGACAGGATGCCACAAAACCAGCCAGGGTAGCCCACTGAAAATCTTCAGCGCTGGGGCAGACCAGGTGGTAGGTATCTACAGTTTCTTCTCTCCTGATAGCCTCAGTTACACCACGGTAACGGCCGATCAGGATACGGTAGTCTACTATGCCAGTCGCGAAGATCTACCCGAAAAAGACAGCCCCAACTATGTGATGTTTTCTGAGAACATCCTACCGGTAGTGGTCAACGAAATATACCTGCGTCAAAACCTGGTAGTAAAAAACGCCTGCGAAAAAGAGCAGGCGATGAAAAAACTGATTCAAAGTGAAAAACTAGCCACGCTCGGCCAACTGGCCGCTGGGCTGGCCCATGAGCTAAACAATGCCATAGGCGTATTGCAAAACAAAACCCTATGGATGACCGAACGACTCAAATCTTTCTTTAATCAGAAAGACAAAAAGTCGTTTTATCCCTTCTTCTTGAAAGGACTGGAACAAGGACAAATTAGCTCCACTACTGAAATCAGAAAGCGAAAAGAGGTGCTAAAAAGTCAACTCAAAATCGATGATCGGCTAGCCAAAAAACTGGCGCGTATTGATCTATCTAAGGAGGACCTTGATTTCCTATCCCGACAAGACAGAGGGCAGTTTATAGAAAACCTAGACGACTACTGGGAAACCGGTTTAGCCCTTCATGACATGTTAATTGCTGCTACTCATACCACCCATGTGATTCGATCCATCAAGGATTTAGGATCACAAAACCAAAGTGACATGGCCGAATGCGACATCAGACTGACCTTCAAAAAATCTCTATCTCTGCTGTCCAACATGGCCAAACAAGTCACTGTAGATCTCGATCTCGAAAGAGAAATGAAACTGATGGCCCGAGAGGGAGACTTGATTCAGGTTTGGGTCAACCTGATCAAAAATGCCATAGAAAGCATGATCCATGCTAAGACAGAAAATCCAACGATTTATTTAAAATCTAAAAACCTAAGTGACCGATACATTCTATACATCTGCGACACTGGACCAGGCATACCAGCCAAACTTTTGCCACACATCTTCCAACCGAATGTAACAACCAAAGTCACCGGGCTATCCTTTGGATTGGGGCTAGGGCTTTCGATCGTACAAAAGCTCATCACTAGCTATGGCGGACACATCAGTGTCGAATCAGAACCCGGAAAGACTGAATTTAAAATAGAACTACCTAAAGTATAA
- a CDS encoding response regulator: protein MEKIYILCVEDQREVLNTISSQLAEFEKHVIVEECESAGEAEELIEEIDAKGDFVAIVISDHVMPGKSGVELLTTLHQDDRFKDTKKILLTGQATHMDTIKAINMAGIDYYIEKPWKADDLIKKTSSLLTQYVVKKGLNYESYVDILDSEKLFNLLKL, encoded by the coding sequence ATGGAAAAGATTTATATCCTGTGTGTTGAAGACCAGAGAGAGGTTCTCAATACCATCTCATCCCAGTTGGCTGAGTTTGAAAAACACGTGATCGTCGAGGAGTGTGAATCTGCTGGTGAAGCAGAAGAGCTCATCGAAGAGATCGATGCGAAGGGAGATTTTGTGGCCATCGTCATATCTGACCATGTGATGCCTGGCAAGAGCGGTGTGGAATTGCTAACCACCCTACATCAAGACGATCGGTTCAAGGATACGAAAAAAATACTATTGACTGGTCAGGCCACCCATATGGACACCATCAAGGCCATCAATATGGCTGGGATCGACTACTACATCGAAAAGCCCTGGAAGGCAGACGATCTGATCAAAAAGACCAGTTCGCTTCTGACTCAATATGTCGTCAAAAAAGGGCTCAACTACGAAAGCTACGTCGACATACTGGATAGCGAAAAGCTATTTAACCTATTGAAACTTTAA
- a CDS encoding sensor histidine kinase: MELDVKTLFLLFSAGNFFILLFFTAYMIIYRDGHEILLLFIFTKAIACIQWIFFANRGVMPDLYTIYIANLSNIFSMFLEIYCINYATRKFNIRHLFKLSIIPVIASGLFFILNNGIEYQRVILVSLIVMTFFLIGSLHLLFSKKVSKLQHFIGFLFLFVSIVFFFRASWASVSDNNAAIFTNHTLQVLSYIVHFLVSSPLAIALLLILREEDNQKLTELNKSKDRFYSIIAHDLRAPLNNLKQLGYFLNDEKEKQDQEHYHQMTQSVYKSARDASRLLDNLLKWASSNAGLMVFKPEPLPFKYMVDEILDFYESRAQDKEVVLINEITEDLVPYGDPEMVDTIIRNLINNALKFSQQKGSIRVLSTVSNKKFCTIGIEDKGIGMSNKIIENIMGSDHNQPRPGTADEKGTGLGLKLCKDFILQNKGTFWIESEEGKGSTFWFTLPVYKKKESPIRKKVNQ; this comes from the coding sequence ATGGAACTGGATGTAAAAACCTTATTTCTCTTATTTTCGGCAGGCAACTTTTTCATTTTGTTGTTCTTTACGGCATATATGATCATTTATCGAGATGGTCACGAGATTTTGCTTCTCTTTATTTTCACCAAAGCCATCGCCTGCATCCAGTGGATTTTCTTTGCCAATCGAGGGGTGATGCCCGACCTCTATACGATCTATATTGCCAACCTCTCGAATATCTTTTCGATGTTTCTTGAGATCTATTGTATCAACTACGCGACCAGAAAATTCAACATTAGACACCTATTCAAGCTAAGCATCATTCCTGTGATTGCGTCCGGACTTTTCTTCATCCTAAACAATGGCATTGAATACCAAAGGGTAATTTTGGTCTCCTTGATCGTCATGACCTTTTTCCTGATCGGAAGCTTGCATTTACTCTTCTCTAAAAAAGTATCGAAACTGCAGCACTTCATTGGTTTTCTATTTCTGTTCGTTTCGATCGTTTTCTTTTTTCGTGCTTCATGGGCATCCGTATCAGACAACAATGCGGCCATTTTCACCAATCACACCTTACAGGTATTGAGCTATATTGTCCACTTCCTGGTCAGCAGTCCACTGGCCATTGCTCTGTTGCTCATCCTAAGAGAAGAAGACAATCAGAAACTGACCGAACTGAATAAAAGCAAGGATCGCTTCTACTCCATCATCGCCCACGATCTACGCGCCCCGCTCAATAACCTTAAACAACTGGGCTACTTTCTAAACGATGAGAAGGAAAAACAAGATCAGGAACATTACCATCAAATGACCCAGTCGGTGTACAAAAGTGCCCGAGATGCCTCCCGTCTATTGGACAACCTCCTGAAGTGGGCCAGCTCCAATGCTGGTTTAATGGTTTTCAAACCCGAACCCCTGCCATTCAAATATATGGTAGACGAGATCCTGGACTTCTATGAATCACGCGCACAAGACAAAGAAGTGGTTTTAATCAATGAAATCACAGAAGATCTGGTACCCTATGGTGACCCAGAAATGGTCGATACCATCATTCGAAACCTGATCAACAATGCGCTGAAATTCAGTCAGCAAAAGGGAAGCATACGAGTCTTGTCCACAGTCTCCAACAAGAAATTCTGTACCATCGGAATCGAGGACAAAGGAATAGGAATGAGTAACAAAATCATCGAAAACATCATGGGCTCAGATCACAACCAACCAAGACCGGGAACGGCAGATGAAAAAGGAACGGGATTGGGACTCAAGCTTTGCAAAGATTTTATTTTGCAGAACAAAGGCACTTTCTGGATAGAAAGTGAAGAAGGAAAAGGCAGTACCTTTTGGTTCACCCTTCCTGTGTATAAAAAAAAGGAATCACCGATTCGAAAAAAAGTAAATCAGTGA
- a CDS encoding glycoside hydrolase family 9 protein: MIKWISCALLCALTQTLVGQGLSINDKDYFEMQGLNVTVFSDIYPDGHQTGVTIIQHGSRVAANGDLRLEVSPGQWSPVPKGGKLTVDRDNQSISQRLWYPDSSKNRKGFNPIIYPDLTFAYSVEVKALEANAFQIAVHLDEALPEQWIGKVHFNFELFSQPLFGKSWVMDEQQGLFPIQANGPVESVNGEDVPATMAQGKQLTVAPEADLQRIYIQSETGTLQLRDGRGNHNNGWFIVNEVVPAGATKNAIIWTVKPNVVEGWKYQPVIQVSQLGYHPDQPKQAVIELDPKDKDQKEVSLYRLGKEGRLLVKNGEAKTWGSFLRYQYLTFDFSEVKEEGMYMLQYGHLETHAFKVGKDVYDRGAWQPVLEYYLPVQMCHMRVNEKYRVWHDYCHLDDALMAPVDTNHFDGYVQGSSTLTEYQPMDPVPGLNKGGWHDAGDYDLRVESQIGTIRNLAWMIEEFGLDYDATMVDADQRLVEIHQPDGRSDVIQQIEHGLETVLGGYRSLGRLYRGIICPTLRQYVMLGDASSMTDNLVYADGLPADDRWVFTEENPRRELHVISGLAAASRVLENSNPALAKESLEAAEALYALFPANDKLASARVIALSELILTTDKSAYKKEMIALQSAIVAQIDRCGWAVGRVLDQSGSKKFAKAVEAAVREYHAKLLEEQRVDSPYGVPYKPNIWGAGWSIQHFGVEQYFFYKGWPEICSRDFTLNSLNFVLGVHPGENTASFASGVGANSVTTAYGVNRADWSFIPGGVASGTALIRPDLPELKEWPFFWQQTEYVMGGGSTNYMFLVLAAQDMLK; this comes from the coding sequence ATGATCAAATGGATTAGCTGTGCACTATTGTGTGCACTGACTCAAACTCTTGTTGGGCAAGGGTTGAGTATTAATGACAAAGACTATTTTGAAATGCAAGGGTTGAATGTGACAGTATTCAGTGACATCTACCCGGATGGACACCAAACAGGTGTGACGATCATCCAACATGGTAGTAGGGTGGCTGCCAATGGGGATTTGCGATTGGAAGTATCTCCAGGTCAATGGTCCCCAGTACCGAAAGGGGGCAAACTGACTGTGGATCGAGACAATCAAAGTATCAGCCAGCGTCTTTGGTACCCAGATTCCTCCAAAAACCGCAAAGGTTTTAATCCTATCATTTATCCTGACTTGACTTTCGCCTATTCAGTGGAAGTAAAAGCTTTAGAAGCCAATGCTTTTCAGATTGCAGTGCATTTAGATGAAGCACTTCCGGAGCAGTGGATTGGAAAAGTACACTTCAATTTTGAGCTCTTTTCCCAACCGCTTTTTGGAAAATCATGGGTGATGGATGAGCAGCAGGGACTGTTTCCCATACAGGCCAATGGTCCGGTTGAATCAGTGAATGGTGAAGATGTGCCCGCTACTATGGCTCAAGGCAAACAATTGACTGTAGCCCCGGAAGCTGACTTGCAGCGAATCTATATACAATCGGAGACTGGTACCCTACAGCTGCGAGACGGCCGTGGCAACCACAACAACGGCTGGTTTATCGTAAATGAAGTAGTACCAGCAGGCGCTACTAAAAATGCCATCATTTGGACCGTGAAACCGAATGTAGTGGAGGGGTGGAAATATCAGCCAGTGATTCAGGTGTCGCAGCTGGGCTACCATCCTGATCAGCCCAAGCAGGCTGTGATCGAATTGGATCCCAAGGATAAAGATCAAAAAGAGGTGTCTCTTTACCGTTTAGGTAAGGAAGGTCGCCTACTCGTGAAGAATGGGGAGGCAAAGACCTGGGGCAGTTTTCTGCGTTATCAATATTTGACTTTTGACTTCAGCGAAGTGAAGGAAGAAGGGATGTATATGCTGCAGTATGGGCATTTAGAAACGCATGCCTTTAAGGTAGGAAAGGATGTTTATGACAGAGGAGCATGGCAGCCTGTATTGGAGTATTACCTACCCGTACAAATGTGCCACATGCGAGTAAATGAAAAGTATCGGGTTTGGCATGACTACTGCCATCTGGATGATGCGCTGATGGCGCCTGTTGATACCAATCATTTTGATGGCTATGTGCAGGGGAGTTCGACGCTCACAGAGTATCAACCCATGGATCCGGTGCCAGGATTGAATAAGGGAGGCTGGCACGATGCGGGAGATTATGATCTCCGAGTCGAGTCACAGATAGGTACGATTCGGAATTTGGCCTGGATGATAGAAGAATTCGGTTTGGACTATGACGCCACCATGGTAGATGCAGATCAGCGATTGGTAGAGATCCATCAGCCGGATGGTCGATCTGATGTCATTCAGCAGATCGAACATGGCTTAGAGACGGTACTTGGAGGCTACCGAAGTTTAGGTCGGTTGTACAGGGGGATTATTTGTCCAACTCTACGACAATATGTGATGCTGGGTGATGCGTCTTCTATGACGGATAATTTGGTGTATGCTGATGGGTTGCCTGCGGATGATCGTTGGGTGTTTACTGAAGAGAACCCCAGAAGAGAACTTCATGTGATCAGCGGTCTGGCTGCTGCCAGTCGAGTCCTGGAGAATAGCAATCCTGCACTGGCTAAAGAATCTCTTGAAGCTGCTGAGGCATTGTATGCTTTGTTCCCGGCAAACGACAAATTGGCGAGTGCCCGAGTAATTGCTTTGTCGGAATTGATTTTGACAACAGATAAGAGCGCTTATAAGAAAGAAATGATCGCACTACAATCCGCCATAGTGGCTCAAATTGATCGCTGTGGCTGGGCTGTGGGTCGAGTATTGGATCAGTCGGGAAGTAAGAAATTCGCAAAGGCAGTGGAAGCAGCAGTTCGTGAGTACCATGCCAAACTACTAGAAGAGCAGCGAGTTGATTCTCCGTATGGAGTGCCTTATAAGCCCAATATTTGGGGTGCGGGATGGTCGATTCAGCACTTTGGGGTTGAACAGTATTTTTTCTACAAAGGTTGGCCTGAGATCTGTTCCAGAGACTTTACTCTCAACTCTCTCAATTTCGTTCTAGGAGTTCACCCTGGTGAGAATACCGCCTCTTTTGCCTCTGGGGTGGGAGCGAACTCAGTAACGACTGCCTATGGCGTGAATCGAGCCGATTGGTCATTTATTCCAGGTGGTGTGGCCTCTGGGACTGCACTGATCCGTCCTGATTTACCAGAGTTGAAGGAGTGGCCTTTCTTTTGGCAGCAGACGGAATATGTCATGGGTGGAGGGTCTACCAATTACATGTTTTTGGTGCTGGCAGCTCAGGATATGTTGAAATAA
- the tpx gene encoding thiol peroxidase has translation MSTITLKGNEIHTSGELPAVGSQAPDFKLVKSDLSEASLSDYKGQKVILNIFPSIDTGTCAASVRKFNEEAAKLDNTKVLCISRDLPFAHGRFCGAEGIENVETLSDFVDGSFGKAYGLDIVDGPLKGLDSRCIVVLDENHKVKHTEQVAETVNEPNYEAAMAAL, from the coding sequence ATGTCAACAATTACACTAAAAGGAAATGAGATTCATACCTCTGGCGAATTACCCGCAGTAGGAAGCCAGGCTCCAGATTTCAAATTGGTAAAAAGCGACCTATCAGAAGCTTCTTTGTCTGATTACAAGGGACAAAAAGTTATCCTGAATATCTTCCCAAGTATCGATACTGGCACATGTGCTGCTTCTGTTAGAAAATTCAATGAGGAAGCTGCCAAGCTAGACAACACCAAGGTACTTTGTATTTCCAGAGATTTGCCTTTCGCTCATGGAAGATTCTGTGGAGCAGAAGGAATTGAAAATGTAGAAACCCTTTCTGATTTTGTAGATGGTAGCTTTGGTAAAGCTTATGGTCTGGATATCGTTGATGGTCCCTTGAAAGGACTGGATTCTAGATGCATCGTTGTTTTAGACGAAAACCACAAGGTGAAGCACACAGAACAAGTAGCTGAAACCGTAAATGAGCCGAACTACGAAGCTGCAATGGCTGCATTATAA